The following proteins come from a genomic window of Panthera leo isolate Ple1 chromosome E2, P.leo_Ple1_pat1.1, whole genome shotgun sequence:
- the FFAR3 gene encoding LOW QUALITY PROTEIN: free fatty acid receptor 3 (The sequence of the model RefSeq protein was modified relative to this genomic sequence to represent the inferred CDS: deleted 2 bases in 1 codon) has protein sequence MDTSLDRSFSPGNHWLYFSVYLFTFLVGLPLNLAALVIFVGKLRRRPVAVDVLLLNLTLSDLLLLLFLPFRMVEAANGMRWPLPFIFCPLSGSLFFTTLYLTSLFLAAVSVERFLSVAYPLWYKARPRPGQAGLVSGACWLLAAAHCSVVYVMEFSGKATNGTCYLEFQKDQLAILLPVRLEMAVVLFGVPLLITIYCYSHLVWVLSRGTNHRRRRRVVGLVVATLLNFLVCFGPYNVSHVVGYIQGESPAWRSYVLLLSTLNSCVDPLVYYFSSSGFQADFQGLLRRLTGAWGPWRQEDSMQLKDKNEEGQPGELSNVENRRETPGGLWSRLGCRGAWRGALVAQVGQDRGAGGWGLT, from the exons ATGGACACCAGCTTGGACCGGTCCTTCTCCCCCGGCAATCACTGGCTCTACTTCTCCGTGTACCTCTTCACCTTCCTCGTGGGGCTCCCCCTCAACCTGGCGGCCCTGGTGATCTTCGTGGGCAAGCTGCGGCGCCGCCCGGTGGCTGTGGACGTGCTCTTGCTCAACCTGACGCTCTCAGACCTGCTCCTGCTGCTCTTCCTGCCCTTCCGCATGGTGGAGGCGGCCAACGGCATGCGCTGGCCCCTGCCCTTCATCTTCTGCCCCCTCTCCGGATCCCTCTTCTTCACCACCCTCTACCTCACCTCCCTCTTCCTGGCAGCTGTGAGCGTCGAACGCTTCCTCAGCGTGGCCTACCCGCTGTGGTACAAGGCCCGGCCGAGGCCGGGACAGGCCGGCCTGGTCAGCGGGGCCTGCTGGCTCCTGGCTGCCGCTCACTGCAGCGTGGTCTACGTGATGGAATTCTCCGGGAAGGCCACCAACGGCACCTGCTACCTGGAGTTCCAGAAGGACCAGCTGGCGATTCTCCTGCCCGTCAGGCTGGAGATGGCTGTGGTCCTTTTTGGGGTGCCCCTGCTCATCACCATCTACTGCTACAGCCACCTGGTGTGGGTGCTCAGCAGAGGCACCAACCACCGGCGGCGGAGGAGGGTGGTTGGGCTCGTGGTGGCCACGTTGCTCAACTTCCTCGTCTGCTTTGGGCCCTACAACGTGTCCCACGTCGTGGGCTACATCCAGGGCGAAAGCCCGGCGTGGAGAAGTTACGTGCTGCTCCTCAGCACCTTGAACTCCTGCGTCGACCCGCTTGTCTACTACTTTTCATCCTCTGGGTTTCAGGCTGACTTTCAGGGGCTGCTGAGGAGGCTGACGGGGGCCTGGGGCCCTTGGAGGCAGGAGGACAGCATGCAACTGAAGGACAAGAATGAGGAG GGGCAGCCGGGGGAGCTGTCCAACGTAGAGAACAGGAGGGAGACTCCTGGAGGGCTGTGGAGCAGGCTGGGCTGCCGAGGGGCCTGGCGGGGGGCTCTCGTAGCTCAAGTCGGGCAGGACCggggagcagggggctggggactgACGTGA
- the FFAR1 gene encoding free fatty acid receptor 1, with the protein MDLPPQLSFALYVAAFALGFPLNALAIGGAVSHARLRLTPSLVYALHLGCSDLLLAASLPLKAVEALALGAWPLPASLCPAFALAHFAPLYAGGGFLAALSVGRYLGAAFPLGYQAARRPRYSWGVCVAIWALVLCHLGLVFGLEAPGGWTDNTNSSLGVNTPVNGSPVCLEAWDPASAGPARLSLSLLLFFLPLTITAFCYVGCLRALARSGLSHRRKLRAAWVAGGALLTLLLCLGPYNASNVAAFLHPDTGGRWRKLGLITGAWSVVLNPLVTGYLGGGAGRATSVARTKGGTSQKQQPPLERRGMEQGRPAALAGP; encoded by the coding sequence ATGGACCTGCCCCCGCAGCTCTCCTTCGCCCTCTACGTGGCCGCCTTTGCACTGGGCTTCCCACTCAACGCCCTGGCCATTGGGGGCGCCGTGTCCCATGCCCGGCTCCGCCTCACCCCCAGCCTCGTCTATGCCCTCCACCTAGGCTGCTCTGACCTCCTGCTGGCAGCCTCTCTGCCCCTGAAGGCGGTGGAGGCCCTGGCCTTGGGCGCCTGGCCTCTGCCGGCCTCGCTCTGTCCTGCCTTTGCCCTGGCCCACTTCGCTCCGCTCTATGCTGGCGGGGGCTTCCTGGCTGCCTTGAGTGTCGGCCGCTACCTGGGGGCTGCCTTCCCCTTGGGGTACCAAGCTGCCCGGAGGCCGCGTTAttcctggggtgtgtgtgtggccatATGGGCCCTTGTCCTCTGTCACCTGGGGCTGGTCTTTGGGTTGGAGGCTCCAGGAGGCTGGACGGACAATACCAACAGCTCTCTGGGCGTCAACACGCCAGTGAACGGCTCTCCGGTCTGCCTGGAGGCCTGGGACCCGGCCTCAGCGGGCCCTGCTCGCCTCagcctttctctcctgctcttcttcctccccctgaCCATCACAGCCTTCTGTTACGTGGGCTGCCTCCGGGCACTGGCCCGGTCAGGCCTGAGCCACAGACGGAAGCTGAGGGCGGCCTGGGTGGCCGGCGGGGCTCTGCTCACACTGCTGCTCTGCTTAGGGCCTTACAACGCCTCCAACGTGGCTGCCTTCCTGCACCCCGACACGGGCGGCCGCTGGCGGAAACTGGGGCTCATCACGGGTGCCTGGAGTGTGGTGCTCAACCCGTTGGTGACTGGCTACCTGGGAGGGGGTGCCGGCCGGGCGACAAGTGTGGCGAGAACGAAAGGAGGGACATCCCAGAAGCAGCAGCCGCCGCTGGAGAGAAGGGGCATGGAGCAGGGGAGGCCGGCTGCTCTCGCAGGCCCCTGA